A part of Gossypium hirsutum isolate 1008001.06 chromosome A07, Gossypium_hirsutum_v2.1, whole genome shotgun sequence genomic DNA contains:
- the LOC107955633 gene encoding protein argonaute 16, translating into MEKASTEEALELPSLPLPLPTIPSNVKLESLKPPKYSIVSRSEVGTSGRKISLLANHFKVSVNAPDAVFYQYTVTVSSEDSRVVESKRIGRKLVDKLYQTYSSELAGKRFAYDGEKSLYTVGPLPQNKFEFTIVLEDSFTKWSPVADGGPAETGKRTKRSFQSKTYKVELSYSAKIPLKSISLALKGVQSDNSTQDALRVLDIILRQQAAERGCLLVRQSFFQDDSRNYVDLGGGVLGLRGFHSSFRPTQGGLSLNMDVSTTMILRPGPVFEFLKQNLNLNDEHFWLKARRMLKNMRIKTIHSNMEFKITGLSEKPCCELYFPMKVKNGGCGEVRTVEITVYEYFTKHCGIELTYSADMPCLDVGKPKRPNYLPLELCSLVSLQRYTKALTTNQRATLVERSRQKPRERIQILTDALKNNKFNENLVLSACEISIGRQLTEVEGRILETPRLKVGNHEDCIPRNGRWNYNNKRFLDPKKIERWIAVNFSARCDLSQISRDLISCARNKGIEMERPHTLIEEERHQAAKAGPAARVEAMFDQIIAKLPGPPEFILCVLPVRKNSDIYGPWKKKCLCDMGIATQCISPGKINDQYLTNVLLKINSKLGGINSLLEIEKPSILPLLKDTPTLILGMDVSHGSPGRSDVPSIAAVVGSLHWPLISRYRASVRTQSPKMEMIEALYKPSPDGKVDDGIIRELLVDFYKTSGNRKPKQIIVFRDGVSESQFNQVLNIELEQIIKSYQFLGESDVPKFTVVVAQKNHHTKLFQANAPENVPPGTIVDTKIVHPRNYDFYMCAHAGMIGTSRPAHYHVLLDEIGFSPNDLQNLIHCLSYVYQRSTAAVSIVAPICYAHLAAYQMGQFLKLDEHSETSSGNVTSTGSILVPDLPRLKKNVASTMFFC; encoded by the exons ATGGAGAAAGCAAGTACTGAAGAAGCACTGGAATTACCATCTCTGCCCCTACCACTGCCAACAATACCATCCAATGTGAAGCTAGAGAGCTTGAAGCCTCCCAAGTATTCTATTGTCAGTAGGAGTGAAGTTGGGACAAGTGGACGAAAGATATCCCTGCTTGCCAATCACTTCAAAGTTTCTGTCAATGCCCCAGATGCTGTATTTTACCAGTATACT GTTACAGTTTCGTCAGAAGATAGTAGAGTTGTTGAAAGCAAGCGGATTGGGAGAAAACTTGTTGATAAACTTTACCAAACATACTCTTCGGAACTTGCTGGAAAAAGATTTGCCTATGATGGTGAAAAGAGTTTGTATACAGTGGGTCCTTTGCCACAGAACAAGTTTGAATTTACAATAGTGCTAGAAGACTCATTTACGAAATG GAGTCCTGTTGCTGATGGAGGCCCTGCTGAGACTGGCAAGAGGACAAAGCGTTCTTTCCAGTCAAAGACTTACAAAGTAGAACTAAGCTATTCTGCTAAGATACCCTTGAAGTCAATATCTCTTGCCCTCAAAGGAGTTCAGTCAGATAATAGCACTCAGGATGCTTTGAGAGTACTTGACATCATTCTAAGGCAGCAAGCTGCTGAACg AGGTTGCCTTTTGGTGAGACAATCTTTCTTTCAAGATGATTCAAGGAATTATGTCGATTTGGGAGGAGGGGTATTGGGTCTGCGGGGCTTCCATTCCAGTTTTCGTCCCACTCAGGGGGGCTTGTCTTTGAATATGG ATGTATCTACAACAATGATTTTAAGGCCTGGACCAGTATTTGAGTTTCTAAAACAGAACCTGAATCTAAATGATGAACATTTCTGGCTGAAA GCCAGACGAATGTTGAAGAATATGAGGATTAAAACAATACACAGTAACATGGAATTCAAAATCACTGGTCTAAGTGAGAAGCCCTGTTGTGAGCTGTA CTTCCCAATGAAAGTTAAAAATGGTGGTTGTGGTGAAGTCCGGACTGTTGAGATCACAGTGTATGAGTATTTCACCAAACACTGtggaattgaactcacatattcTGCAGACATGCCATGCCTTGATGTTGGTAAACCAAAACGTCCTAACTATTTACCCCTAGAG CTCTGTTCACTTGTTTCACTTCAACGGTACACAAAAGCGTTAACTACAAATCAAAGGGCAACCCTGGTTGAAAGATCCAGGCAAAAGCCTCGGGAAAGAATTCAAATTCTGACTGAT GCTTTGAAAAACAACAAATTCAATGAGAACCTTGTACTTTCTGCATGTGAAATTTCAATAGGTAGGCAATTGACAGAAGTTGAGGGTCGGATCCTGGAGACTCCAAGG TTGAAGGTTGGGAATCATGAGGATTGCATCCCTCGAAATGGTAGATGGAACTATAACAACAAG AGATTTCTGGATCCAAAGAAAATTGAACGTTGGATTGCTGTCAACTTCTCTGCTCGCTGTGATCTCAGTCAAATTTCAAGGGATTTAATCAGTTGTGCAAGAAACAAGGGCATT GAAATGGAACGTCCACACACATTGATTGAGGAGGAACGACATCAAGCTGCTAAAGCTGGCCCTGCCGCTAGAGTGGAAGCAATGTTTGATCAGATTATAGCAAAGCTTCCTGGCCCCCCTGAGTTCATTCTATGTGTCTTGCCAGTGAGAAAAAACTCTGATATATATG GACCTTGGAAGAAAAAATGTCTTTGCGATATGGGAATTGCCACACAATGCATTAGCCCTGGAAAAATTAATGACCAATACCTCACAAATGTCCTCCTTAAAATCAATTCAAAG CTTGGAGGAATCAACTCTTTATTGGAAATAGAGAAACCTTCAATCCTCCCATTGCTGAAGGATACTCCTAcattgattttgggaatggatgtCTCTCATGGGTCCCCTGGTCGATCAGATGTCCCATCAATAGCTGCA GTTGTTGGTTCGCTTCATTGGCCTTTGATTTCAAGGTACAGAGCATCTGTGAGAACACAATCTCCAAAGATGGAGATGATTGAAGCTTTATATAAGCCATCACCAGATGGAAAGGTTGATGATGGTATTATCAG GGAACTGCTTGTTGATTTCTATAAAACGAGTGGTAATCGCAAACCAAAACAAATTATCGTCTTCAG GGATGGAGTAAGTGAATCACAGTTTAACCAAGTATTAAACATTGAGCTGGAGCAAATCATCAAG TCATATCAGTTTCTGGGCGAGTCTGATGTTCCCAAGTTCACAGTAGTTGTTGCTCAGAAGAATCATCATACAAAATTATTCCAAGCTAATGCCCCTGAAAATGTTCCACCAG GGACAATAGTGGACACAAAAATAGTGCATCCGAGAAACTATGATTTCTACATGTGTGCTCATGCAGGGATGATT GGAACATCTAGGCCAGCTCATTATCATGTCTTGCTTGATGAGATAGGTTTCTCTCCTAATGACCTGCAGAATCTTATCCACTGTCTTTCCTATGT ATACCAAAGGAGCACGGCAGCAGTCTCAATAG TGGCTCCTATTTGTTACGCTCACCTTGCGGCATATCAGATGGGCCAATTTTTGAAGCTGGATGAACATTCAGAAACATCTTCAGGAAACGTAACATCCACAGGAAGTATCCTTGTGCCAGACCTTCCGAGGCTGAAAAAGAATGTGGCAAGTACAATGTTCTTCTGTTGA